The Leclercia adecarboxylata region TAAGAATTAACAAGTCTAAAAAGATCTGCCCTTCAGTACCAGTCCTCTTCTGCATGCCTCAGAAAAAAAGCGCAAGAATATGCAAGTCCACCGCAAGACGGTGAAAGAAGGCCCGGCTCTCTGTCGCCATACTGAGCGCAGACTTTGCTGAAAAGAGAAATAAGATGAACGCATTTTTGTACGCTCTGGTTGTGATTATCTGGGGAACCACCTGGATTGCCATTTTCCTGCAACAGGGGCCGGTACCTGCGCCGGTCTCTATTTTCTGGCGCTTTGCCGTCGCCACCGCCACCATTATGACGGTCCTGCTGATCCTGCGACGCCTGCGCCCGCTCGCCTTACGTGACCACCTGTTTTGCGGGCTACAGGGATGCTGCGTCTTCTGCTTTAACTTCTGGTGTTTTTACACTGCCGCGGCGTATATCAATACCGGACTGGAATCGGTGATTTTCTCGATGGCGGTGCTGTATAACGCCCTGAACAGCTTCCTCTTTTTCGGCCAGCGCCCGCCTGCACGCTTTTATCTGGCGGCGGCTCTCGGGCTGCTCGGCATTATTACGCTGTTCTGGAATGACCTGCTGGACAGCGGCTGGAGCGCGGGTCTGCTGTTCGGTATTGCCCTGTCGGCACTGGGCACCTACGGGTTCTCGCTGGGGAATATGATTAGCCTGCGCCACCAGCGCAATGGTCTGGAAACCATGACCACCAACGCCTGGGCGATGCTGTACGGCACCCTGGTCATGGGGGCGATTGCGCTGTTCCGCGGAGATGACTTCACGCCGGTCTGGTCGGTAAGCTATATGGGCGCGCTGCTCTATCTGGCGCTGTTTGGTTCGGTGATCGCCTTTGGCGCTTACTTTACGCTGGTGGGAAGGATTGGCGCGGGTAAGGCAGCCTACAGCACGTTACTCTTCCCGTTGGTCGCGCTCTCATTTTCAACCCTGTATGAGGGGTATGTCTGGCACAGCAACGCCATTGCGGGATTACTGCTGATATTAACCGGGAATCTGGTGATGTTTGCCCGCCCGGAGAACTGGTTCCGACGCCTGCGAACGGCATAAAAAAACGGCCTGCTCATCGCAGGCCGGTTTTATTATTGGGTTTTATGCACATCAAACATGGTGGCATCGGTCGCCATGTCATCCACAACCTGCTTCAGGGTCGCGAAGGTCATTGGCGTGCTTTCGTTATTCAGCTCTTTACCTTCCCCTTTACGTACCACTTTGATGACCGGCTTGTTGGTCTTCGCATCAATCAACTCGCCTTCAAAGTAGAGGTGGGTATCCATGGTGCGGTGACCGGTTGCCATCTGGGTACCGGCAACAACCAGCGCGACAGGGACAACTTCATAGAACTGCAGGCCTTCTTTCTGCGAGCTGACGCCGGTGATAGCGCCACGGAAGATCAGGCTACGTGGGCCCGGCGTCGCCACAATGGGCTTACGCTGGCCAATAGCGTTTTTCATTTTGTCGTTGGTGTAATTTAACAGTTCATCCAGCGTGCGCTTACCGATCTGGGTGGTTGGCTTTGGTTCCGGATAATAGGTGATATGGTTCCAGACAATATTGTCGTAGTTCGCCTCGTTATAAGACGGATCAACCCAACGCAGCGTCGGTTTCCCCGAGGCTGAGGTGGTTTGTTTTAATCCGGAGTAATCTTTTAAAAAGCCCGAATATTGATCCGGCGCGGCCACTTTTGACGCACAACCCGCCAGCAGCAACAGGCCGGAAAGCGCGGCAACTTTAAATAAAGTATTAGTACGCATGGGTGTATCCCTGTGAAGTGCAAATATGCAATTGAAGTTATAGCAAAAACAGGATGAAAAAAAAGTGACAAAAAATGAGGAAGACAGCACAAATTGAAAAAAGACTGCCCGTAACGATAACGGGCAGTGTTAAATGATTATTTAATATCCACTTGCCAGAATAAATGTTTACCGAACGGGTCAATTTCGTAGCCTGTTACTTCTTTGCGCACAGGTTCGAAAATAGTTGAGTGTGCAATCATTACCGCTGGCATTTGATCGTGCATCATCTGCTGGGCCTGCTTATATAACGCAACGCGTTTATCGTGATCGGTAATAGATTTTGCCTCGGCGATAATTTTATCAAAGGGTTGATAACACCATTTGGCGGAATTCGAGCCGCCGTTCGCTGAGGTGCAGGTAAAGAGCGGACCAAAGAAGTTATCCGGATCGCCCGTTGCCGTGGTCCAGCCCATCAACGCCGCCTGATGCTCGCCGCCCTTCACGCGCTTGAGGTATTCACCCCACTCGTAGGTGACGACCTTAGTCTGCACGCCGATTTTTGCCCAGTCGGCCTGAATCATCTCGGCCATGCGTTTCGCATTTGGGTTGTACGGACGCTGCACCGGCATCGCCCACAGGTCGATGGTCATCCCGTTGGCGAAACCGGCCTCTTTCAGCAGGGCTTTGGCTTTTTCGGGATCGTAATCGTAGTCTTTAAGCTCGCTGTCGGCACTCCACACGCCCGGCGGCAGCAGGTTTTTCGCCGCCGTACCCGTGCCCTGGAAAACGGCGTCAATAATGGCCGGTTTATTAATGGCCATCGCCAGCGCCTGACGCACCTTGACGTTATCCAGCGGCGGTTTCTGAGTGTTAAACGACAGGAAGCCGGTATTCAGCCCCGCTTTGCTCATCAGATTAAGATCTTTATTCGCTTTCATCCGCGGCAGATCGGCGGGATTCGGGAACGGCATCACCTGGCACTCGTTTTTTTCCAGTTTGGCGAAACGCACCGACGCATCCGGAACGATGGTAAACACCAGACGATCCAGCTTCGCCTTGCCCTGCCAGTACTCCGGGAACGCCGTAAACAGGATGCGCGAATCCTTCTGGTATTTCGCCAGCTTGAACGGCCCGGTGCCAATCGACTCCATATCCACCTTCTCTGGCGTTCCGGCTTTCAGCATTGCGTCGGCATATTCGGCGGAGAGGATGGACGCGAAGTACCAGGCCAGGTCGGGAACAAACGGGGCCTCCGGGTGCGCCAGGGTGAAGCGCACCGTATGATCGTCCACCTTATCAATGGCGGTGATCAGTTTGCCAAACTCCAGGCTTTCGAAATTCGAATAGTTGCCGTTAGAGACGTTGTGATAGGGATGCTTCGGATCTTTTTGTCGCATGAACGAGAAGATCACATCATCAGCATTAAAGTCGCGCGTCGGGGTGAACAGCTTGTTGCTCTGAAATTTCACCCCCTTGCGCAGATGGAAGGTATAGACCTTGCCGTCCTCGCTCACGTCCCAGCTTTCAGCCAGGCTCGGCACCAGATCGGTGGTGCCCGGCGTAAAATCCACCAGCCGGTTGTACACCGGCACCGCGCTGGCATCCACGCTGGTGCCCGAGGTATAAAGTTGCGGGTTAAAGTTCTCCGGCGATCCTTCGGAACAATAGACCAGCGTTTTAGCGGCAACGGTGGAACTGACCGTCAGTGCGGCTACGGTTAGCGCCAGTTTTGTGAGGTTGCTTTTCATCGCGTTTTCCTGTCTTTTAATTTGACGGCTAATGAATTTTTGTCGTGCCAAACCATAAATATCATTAAAGTGATTTTGCAAACACCTGATAACTCAAATAAAGAAGGATCCACCATGGCTTCTGCGCTCGCCAGACAATTAACCCAACGCTTCTTTCGCTACCTGGCCGTCACCAGCCAGAGCGATCCGAAGGTTAACACCCTGCCCTCCACACCCGGCCAGCACGAGATGGCGCGGATGCTGGCCGCAGAGCTGCAAACGCTGGGTTTGTCGGATATCGTCATCGATGAATTTGCCACCGTTACCGCGGTGAAAAAGGGGAATGTGCCGGGCGCGCCGCGGATCGGTTTTATCACCCATATCGATACCGTTGACGTGGGATTGTCACCAGATATTCATCCACAAATCCTGACGTTTACAGGCGATGATCTCTGCCTCAACGCCGAAAAAGAGATCTGGCTGAAGGTCAGCGAACATCCGGAAATCCTCGCCTACCCCAACGAAGAGATCATTTTCAGCGACGGCACCAGCGTGCTGGGCGCCGACAACAAATCGGCGGTGACCGTGGTGATGACGGTGCTGGAAAACCTCACCCCTGAAGATAAGCATGGCGATATCGTGGTGGCTTTCGTGCCGGACGAAGAGATTGGCCTGTGCGGGGCGAAGGCGCTGGATCTGAAGCGTTTTGACGTCGATTTCGCCTGGACTATCGACTGCTGCGAGCTGGGTGAGATTGTCTATGAGAACTTCAACGCGGCGGCGGCAGAGATACGCTTCACCGGCGTGACGGCGCACCCGATGTCCGCCAAAGGCGTGCTGGTGAACCCGCTCCTGATGGCGACGGATTACATCAGCCACTTCGACCGCCTGCAAACGCCGGAGCACACCGAGGGCCGCGAAGGCTATATCTGGTTTAACGGCATTCAGGCCGGGCAAAACGAGGCGCTGCTGAAGGCGAGCATTCGAGACTTCGATCGCGACAGCTTTGCCGCCCGCAAAGCGCAAATCGGCGAAGTGGCAGAGAAGATCGCCGCCCGGCACCCGACCGCAAAAGTAAGCTGGCACATTGAAGATACCTACAGCAACATCAGCAACGCGACAGGCGAAGATCGCCGGGCAATTGATCTGATGTTTGAGGCGATGGAGAGTTTAGGCATTACGCCAAAACCAACCCCGATGCGCGGCGGCACCGACGGCGCAGCGCTCTCGGCGAAAGGCCTGCTAACCCCGAACTTCTTCACCGGTGCCCACAACTTCCACTCGAAGTTTGAGTTTTTACCCCTGAAATCGTTTGAGGCCTCGTATAACACCGCGTTGCAGCT contains the following coding sequences:
- a CDS encoding DMT family transporter, whose product is MNAFLYALVVIIWGTTWIAIFLQQGPVPAPVSIFWRFAVATATIMTVLLILRRLRPLALRDHLFCGLQGCCVFCFNFWCFYTAAAYINTGLESVIFSMAVLYNALNSFLFFGQRPPARFYLAAALGLLGIITLFWNDLLDSGWSAGLLFGIALSALGTYGFSLGNMISLRHQRNGLETMTTNAWAMLYGTLVMGAIALFRGDDFTPVWSVSYMGALLYLALFGSVIAFGAYFTLVGRIGAGKAAYSTLLFPLVALSFSTLYEGYVWHSNAIAGLLLILTGNLVMFARPENWFRRLRTA
- a CDS encoding DUF3313 domain-containing protein — protein: MRTNTLFKVAALSGLLLLAGCASKVAAPDQYSGFLKDYSGLKQTTSASGKPTLRWVDPSYNEANYDNIVWNHITYYPEPKPTTQIGKRTLDELLNYTNDKMKNAIGQRKPIVATPGPRSLIFRGAITGVSSQKEGLQFYEVVPVALVVAGTQMATGHRTMDTHLYFEGELIDAKTNKPVIKVVRKGEGKELNNESTPMTFATLKQVVDDMATDATMFDVHKTQ
- a CDS encoding ABC transporter substrate-binding protein codes for the protein MKSNLTKLALTVAALTVSSTVAAKTLVYCSEGSPENFNPQLYTSGTSVDASAVPVYNRLVDFTPGTTDLVPSLAESWDVSEDGKVYTFHLRKGVKFQSNKLFTPTRDFNADDVIFSFMRQKDPKHPYHNVSNGNYSNFESLEFGKLITAIDKVDDHTVRFTLAHPEAPFVPDLAWYFASILSAEYADAMLKAGTPEKVDMESIGTGPFKLAKYQKDSRILFTAFPEYWQGKAKLDRLVFTIVPDASVRFAKLEKNECQVMPFPNPADLPRMKANKDLNLMSKAGLNTGFLSFNTQKPPLDNVKVRQALAMAINKPAIIDAVFQGTGTAAKNLLPPGVWSADSELKDYDYDPEKAKALLKEAGFANGMTIDLWAMPVQRPYNPNAKRMAEMIQADWAKIGVQTKVVTYEWGEYLKRVKGGEHQAALMGWTTATGDPDNFFGPLFTCTSANGGSNSAKWCYQPFDKIIAEAKSITDHDKRVALYKQAQQMMHDQMPAVMIAHSTIFEPVRKEVTGYEIDPFGKHLFWQVDIK
- the pepT gene encoding peptidase T — its product is MASALARQLTQRFFRYLAVTSQSDPKVNTLPSTPGQHEMARMLAAELQTLGLSDIVIDEFATVTAVKKGNVPGAPRIGFITHIDTVDVGLSPDIHPQILTFTGDDLCLNAEKEIWLKVSEHPEILAYPNEEIIFSDGTSVLGADNKSAVTVVMTVLENLTPEDKHGDIVVAFVPDEEIGLCGAKALDLKRFDVDFAWTIDCCELGEIVYENFNAAAAEIRFTGVTAHPMSAKGVLVNPLLMATDYISHFDRLQTPEHTEGREGYIWFNGIQAGQNEALLKASIRDFDRDSFAARKAQIGEVAEKIAARHPTAKVSWHIEDTYSNISNATGEDRRAIDLMFEAMESLGITPKPTPMRGGTDGAALSAKGLLTPNFFTGAHNFHSKFEFLPLKSFEASYNTALQLCLLAAR